The following are encoded in a window of Carya illinoinensis cultivar Pawnee chromosome 15, C.illinoinensisPawnee_v1, whole genome shotgun sequence genomic DNA:
- the LOC122296083 gene encoding LEAF RUST 10 DISEASE-RESISTANCE LOCUS RECEPTOR-LIKE PROTEIN KINASE-like 2.1, translating into MINVPSSSSSDHLISPRPPAFLTNMDAPYFSTSLPSILHISFFIILTVLLLPPSYCIDDYRFYVECGRPYHCGSFENIPFPYWIDDGRPDYCGRRDKGYELKCFNNEYPVLQFEELKFRLLNLNQSTNNMTIARMDLWDNPCPEKKLTTALNYTLYGYTSTVQNLTIFYRCMRAIPPLNGFECSPGAWNNAYFVDDTLQPGINLSEFNQLCDATVKVPIFKTTAFNEVPVGGAAPLLVEALKEGFEVEYDRSLLVACSGCQSSGGRCGSNSTSPFFCFCRDGVQSGICAPNNSGKKVNRSKVMIIAFASLSIVMGVLLIGLCFKRKFTSINIIHFFEKENLTHQSVETFLRNNGPFSIRRYSYSDIKKMTNFFRDQLGQGGYGCVYKGKLQDGSFAAVKVLKESKGDGEEFLNEVTSISRTSHVNIVNLRGFCCEGSKRALIYEFMPNGSLEKFIYRKAPPKVDHHQLGWETLYMIAVGIARGLEYLHRGCNTRILHFDIKPHNILLDANFCPKISDFGLAKICPRENSIISMLGARGTVGYIAPEVFCRNFGGVSHKSDVYSYGMMVLEMVGGTNNVDVETNHTSETYFPHWIYRHLELDKELWMQGIINEEDEQNIKKMLIVGLCCIQTDPSNRPTMSRVVDMLEGSLDSLQIPPKPFLSSSSQPLGDSSSTMALHYDSIIP; encoded by the exons ATGATTAACGTACCCTCATCATCTTCATCTGATCATCTGATCTCACCCCGGCCACCCGCTTTCCTTACAAACATGGACGCCCCATATTTCTCTACATCTCTACCTTCCATCCTCCACATCTCCTTCTTCATTATCTTAACAGTACTACTACTTCCACCATCTTACTGCATCGACGATTATCGTTTCTATGTGGAGTGCGGTCGTCCCTACCACTGTGGAAGCTTCGAAAACATTCCGTTCCCTTACTGGATAGACGATGGTCGGCCGGACTATTGCGGGCGTAGGGATAAGGGGTACGAGTTGAAGTGCTTCAATAATGAATACCCTGTTTTGCAATTTGAAGAGCTGAAGTTCCGGTTACTGAATCTCAACCAGAGTACAAATAATATGACCATTGCAAGAATGGACCTCTGGGATAATCCTTGTCCTGAAAAAAAGCTGACTACCGCTTTGAATTACACCTTGTATGGTTATACTTCAACCGTTCAGAACCTAACTATATTCTATCGCTGCATGCGAGCCATACCGCCCTTGAATGGATTTGAATGCAGCCCAGGTGCTTGGAATAATGCTTACTTCGTAGACGACACTTTGCAGCCCGGTATCAATCTATCTGAATTTAACCAATTGTGTGATGCTACTGTGAAAGTTCCcattttcaaaacgactgcttTCAATGAAGTCCCTGTGGGTGGAGCCGCACCGTTACTGGTTGAAGCTCTGAAGGAAGGGTTTGAGGTGGAATACGATCGATCGTTGCTGGTTGCCTGTAGTGGGTGTCAGAGCTCAGGTGGGAGATGCGGCTCTAATAGCACCTCCCCGTTTTTCTGCTTTTGCCGTGACGGAGTGCAATCTGGTATTTGTGCTCCAAACAACTCAG GTAAGAAGGTCAACAGATCGAAAGTGATGATAATAGCATTTG CCAGTTTATCTATTGTAATGGGAGTTCTGCTAATTGGCCTCTGCTTCAAGAGAAAGTTTACATCTattaatatcattcattttttcgaGAAGGAAAATCTAACACATCAAAGTGTAGAGACATTTCTGAGGAATAATGGACCATTTTCAATAAGAAGATACAGTTACTCAGATATCAAAAAAATGACCAACTTCTTCAGAGATCAATTAGGCCAAGGAGGCTATGGTTGTGTCTACAAGGGAAAGTTACAAGATGGTTCTTTTGCAGCAgtgaaagttttaaaagaatCAAAAGGAGACGGAGAGGAATTCCTTAACGAGGTTACGAGTATTAGTAGGACCTCCCATGTCAACATTGTTAATCTTAGAGGCTTTTGCTGCGAGGGTTCTAAAAGAGCTCTCATCTACGAGTTTATGCCTAATGGATCTCTCGAGAAGTTCATATACCGAAAAGCTCCACCAAAAGTTGATCATCATCAATTGGGATGGGAAACATTATACATGATTGCAGTTGGCATAGCTCGAGGATTAGAGTACTTACACAGAGGTTGTAACACACGAATCTTGCATTTTGACATTAAGCCTCACAACATTCTTCTGGATGCGAACTTCTGTCCAAAGATTTCTGATTTTGGCCTTGCAAAAATATGCCCTAGAGAAAATAGTATCATATCAATGTTGGGTGCAAGAGGCACTGTGGGATATATAGCTCCAGAAGTATTCTGTAGAAATTTTGGAGGGGTCTCACATAAATCCGATGTTTATAGCTACGGAATGATGGTTTTAGAAATGGTTGGGGGTACAAATAATGTAGATGTTGAGACTAATCATACCAGTGAAACATACTTTCCACATTGGATATACAGACACCTTGAACTAGATAAAGAACTATGGATGCAAGGTATCATAAATGAAGAGGACGAACAAAATATAAAGAAGATGCTAATAGTGGGTTTGTGTTGTATACAGACCGACCCTTCAAATCGTCCGACGATGAGTAGAGTTGTGGATATGCTGGAAGGAAGCCTCGACTCTTTGCAAATCCCACCAAAGCCTTTTTTGTCTTCCTCATCACAACCTCTAGGTGATTCTTCGAGTACAATGGCTCTCCATTATGATTCTATTATACCCTGA